The Raphanus sativus cultivar WK10039 chromosome 2, ASM80110v3, whole genome shotgun sequence DNA segment TCCttctgtgtgtgtgttttaagaTAAGAAGTGTTTCCATTTGCGAGATCGATGCTCTTGTGAAACGGTTTTCTATCTTGTATTTTGCATTAAGCGATTAATAAGAAGCTCTTTATTTAAGAGTCTTCTAAAGATCAAATTACTACAAAAATATTGTTGTCTCTGATAACTTATAATGCCATTTATCAGATGAGTATATCTGATTATATATCGAGATGCTGCAGATCGATCCTAGTCGCTGCATTTTTCATGAGTTCTTTCCGGGCATCAACCTGAGATCAAAAACAGATAAAATGCAGTTAAGTTTGTGAATAAGTCATCAGTTTTTCTAATCAACCAAGTTTGGGATTTTGTAGCCTTACCGAGCACCCATGAGAGACGAGAAAGTCATATTAGCTTCTGCAATGTCATCGAAAACTAGTTGCTTGAGAAATGAGTATCCTTGTTTCTGGATTCATCGTTTATTTCCCAAAGCTGCTCAGGCATATCTCTCCCAAACCTGCAAAAGCAAAACCATATCTTAGAGGTGAATGATTTCATCAAGTGAACTCTAGAATTGGTTATGTAAAGACTCGAACCTACAATTGGATCCCAACGAGTTCTACAAGTTCCCTCGTCATATACTCTTGTATTATGTGAGAACCAAACAAAGTATGGACTTTTATTGTTTAAACATATTAGGATGCGTTTAGCGGTAAGCTTTTTGAGATATGCATCATCGTAGCAATAACGTACTTGTTTTCCCCTCTCAACCTAGTCATATTCAAggacaaaatattattttcgttGGTTACAAGTTCCTAAAATCTCAATCACAAAATATGCTGCAGATCTGACGGTTGAGAATATGCCAACAggcttgttttttttaatttttgtttgagatACAAGGGAGCCGCAGtcgtaagaagaagaaagaaaacgagttattcttgggttcactccctagggtgaacctttaggttcaccaaccaataaaaaCTTGTTATCACAGAttgagtatcttttaaaaaaggaaataaaataattgtcaaattgcatatattttaaaaataaatggaaaataaataaaaatagtaattaacaaaaaacaaattttggaaaaataattttaaatccgccagcaaaaaactataccctaaaccctaatcctaaccctaaacccttgggtaacccctaaacccttggataaatcataaactctaattcataaatatcaaactctaaatcataaaaacactgaattttttaattctaaatcttaaacctttagataaattctaaaccttaagatttatatatagttttttaaatatatttatacaattactattacttttatttatttttacttttttattttaaaacataatataacttgacaattattttgtttccttttttcaaaagatactcaatctaaaataattgatttctattggttggtgggTTCACCAAGGggatgaacccaagaaaaagtcaAAGAAAACCCCATCTCTCATCCATAGACACGCATTCAAAGGCTCTCATCTAAACCCTAATTTTAGGGAGCGAGAGAAAGTCTCCAATCCTCATCGGCGGAACCATGGGCGAAGAAGGCGAGACCATCGAATTTTACAACGgtaagatctctctctctccatctcttcTTAACCGAAATTTGTTTGTTAGATTTCGATCCGTAGTAAGTTCGTGTACGTATATGCCTTGTCCAGATCACCTGACATACTTCTTCTGGAACGTGGATGACTACCCAGTCCCTGTGGATACAGATGTTAAAACTGTTCGTAGTAATATCGTAGATGCTCTTAATCAAATGGGCTTCTGGGGGAATATGTTCTTCTATGTGAATTCTAAGCAACTCACTTCCAACGAAGTAGAGTTGTTCAAAGCCGCAAATATTCTCTACATACCCGATGGTAAATTCCTCTATCTTTGAAGTAGAGTTGTTCAAAGCTTCTATTTAATtattactagattttaacccgcacgttcgtgcggatatatttatattttttaaatatattttatattattaaaaatgttttaaatatataatttctattttagtgttatatattgtattactatatcatattattgtttatatttcttattcagtattattaatatataatggttttttaaaaaaaatttacgttgttattgatttttattacttactaatatattttcgagttaggtaaaataaaataaaaatatgaaatactcaaatagagaaccccattcaaattatgttgttttctttaatttaaaatttttgcatataatacatttttaaattttatttatttatattatagaaaataaatatgactaaaataattatatttacatgttgtgtttaagaaaatatattttaacatatctcattttagtattttacgggatttatttattttaaataatataatcatattgttttagtaaactttattcatagtagtatctatcatactattttattaaatttattatataggatatttgttttggatgttatgatattaagttctatttttttttaaattaagacgtcaaaacattaggttactttaaatttttacaacatatatagttagtttttttcaggtacatttcaaaaagttaatctttattatccatgattttgtcttttgtaaaatttgaaatattatcattttgagtttgaatatttattttcaaaataatatattttttcgagacaactttggaaaattacacaactatttgagtttggaataatacatgaattttgaatttgttttggtactacattactgtattattttataaaatatttgaatttttggtgatatttttaattcttttatcaacaaattttgttacagttaaaataaaataaaatttataattaaaatttgatttttgtcactaatattttaaatgaattactgaaatttcatattttactaataacatatttgtaaatagtatatgaactaaaggttattatatactattatatttttgtatataaacatttttaagcaatatattgctaatagtatcaaaataaataaaaagataatgtatggctgtaaatataaaattttaacttatgttaatacatttattttaatataaaagtattatatagttttcgaagtttaatccattataatgatgatcaataatttatttaagttaaaacataaaataatttttttttgttaatttacctatttaatatatttttaatatttaattcatatagcacttctatttttatataatacggaatatatcatagaatctataaaaaagttagtataaagaattttttattttcttttttaaaataagttttagttaaatttacttataataatattatattactaatttcgaaatatattaatgtgttatttataaaaaaatatttaaattttaaactaagattttgttagattctttctcaacagattttattataattaaaaaaatcaaatttatagttggtttattgttaatatatttatagttggtttattgttaatacaaataatcaaatatgtcatattgactaattctttaagtggtcctactatgacttgttaatagtagataaaaatagaatcctaaattaatagattagattatatgccgaaataaattatttaactaaaCGCTAAATGTTTGATTTATTATGTAGGCACAGATGTTTACCGCGATAAACTGGCTGATGTGCATGATGTGGATACGAGTTTTTATTTGATTCTCTCAACAGGATCTACTCCAGCACAACATAGAAATATTGCACTATTCGTCAAACCAAATAGTGATCCAGATAGTGAGTTACAAAGGGTTCTCAACTGTTTGAAATCGAGGGGTCACAATGTTCTCCTAGTAGAGCTGCCACCTGATGAAGAGTGTCTCCTTAGTGTTGACTCTCTAGTTAAATATTCCCGACTTTTGGGTGGAGGAAAGCCTAGACACAAAAAAGAGTTAACTGATGATGATCTGCGGCCTGTGTATAGCTGGGAATTAAGAGACGAGGATGATGAGTTCGATGATAGCAATTTCTCCAACAAGAAGATGTTAGATTTCTCCGGTAAGACCGTCCCTAATTGTTTGTAtgtttgtttaagattttatctgtcattttaaaaattatcaatggtatttaacctctctctctctctctctcgcgtTGCGCAGAGCGTATCAGACACCTCAAAGGGATCAACAGGACAGTTATCTTCTGGGACACTGTGGATTGCCCATTCCCTCCTTCGCTCTCTCCTGATCAAATCTTCGACAAGATCAAAACAGCTCTTTGGGAAAGAGGTTATGGTGATTATATTACAATCTGGGCTTATTATGATCACAGGAAATGGTCTCCGGATATGTGTCTGGGTGACAAGACTTGGGCTTCAAGAATCTACTTTCTTCCCGGAGGTGAATTCCAccctttttcttttgtatttgtaatgtaacctatatatatatatatacatatctcacttccttttgtttttttttttattttaatttccaGGGGATGGAGCCTCGAGACGTATCAGAATGTTAAGTGACATGTATCTACTTTCAAGGGACTCTCCTCTGCGCTGTTGTCGAGGAAGTTTGATCCTAGTCTCAGATCATTTCGCAGGTGACCCTTACTACATGGAGTGGTTTCGATTAATGCAGTGGAGAAAATACTATCTTGTCTTGCTAGTTCCGAGTGAGATCAGCAACATATCAGAAAGCCCTGATGAATGGCCACGTTATCTGCTTGATAGTCCTCCCGAAACATCAGAAGAACCTCTTCCCGAAAAGCCTAAACTGGATGCTACCTAAGTAGAGACCTGCCCAGGGCTGATGATACTGGTTATTTTGATGTTGGATCTTGCTTGCTTATGTTAACGATCTTGTTTGCTTCACAAGACCTTTTGTTTAGCCAGATATTTATGTCAAAAactctttgttttgtttgggtttacgcttttgtttattttaaactgCAAACTCTGCTGTGATAAACTCTTTTACtttgtttctctctttgtcttcCATCTCATCCATCGGCTGCACTGTTTAAAGCTTGTGCAAGAAAAAGAGTCTCTTCTTTAACGACAAAGTGCTCATATTGAAATGACTTATATTGCAAAGCATAATCAAGCACTTTCTTCCATCCTTTCACTCTTTTCTCATTTAGTCTATAGGCTCTTCACTAGCTTGAGAGCTACTTTCGAATAGTTCACTGATTTGATTCTCTAGAGAATGAGAGAGTGGGTCGGAACAAGAGTAAGGACCTCGTCCCTAAAAGCATAAACAGGATGCGGCCTAAGAAACACCTGCCAAAGGGTGATGATACTGGTTACGATGTTGGACTAGCTAGCTTATGTTCCGATCTTGCTTCACAAGATCTATTGTTGCAGCCAGatatttatcttaaaaactCTTGTTTTAGTTTGGGTTTATATGGGATGAATGAGTTTTATCATGATTGAAAAGGATGTTATTGATAGTAAAGCTTAGAACCGTTTATATGGAAGAATGATTTTAATGATGGCTATATACCATTTCTCCTTACTACAAGACAACTTTTTTgggttatttatttatttatttacgtAATTAggtttattgaaaaaaatattataatgataGTAGGAAATTAGAGAACTACAGGCAAAATTTGCGgactaacaaaaacaaattctgGACTAGGACGTGTAAATGTAGCTGTAATCGCAATACCAAATAGAAATAGGGAGTGTTTGAAATCGAGGAAACAATGTTCTCGTGCTAGAGCCGCCTTATGGAGAATGTATCTTTTGTATAGAATCGAATGCATGTTTGGACAgcgattttaaaactttttaggGTTTCCCGCAAAAAAAGAAGGTTCCccgcaaaaaaagaaaaaaggaaagaatGAACAGATCCGTCGGTTGAAACCCTctgaaattttccttttttgagaTCCAAAGAGCCTATAAAAACATTACAGATAGATAGATCTCTCAGCTAGCCGCAACCTCTCTCATCCGTCCGTGAAGAAAAACATTCTAAGCAAGATCTAAACCCTAGCTAGAAGATCTCCAATTCTCTCCGTAGAACACCATGGGCGAAGACGACGATACCATCGGCTTTGAGGCCTgtaagatctctctctctctctctcccatcTCTTATCCGAA contains these protein-coding regions:
- the LOC108840578 gene encoding uncharacterized protein LOC108840578; its protein translation is MGEEGETIEFYNDHLTYFFWNVDDYPVPVDTDVKTVRSNIVDALNQMGFWGNMFFYVNSKQLTSNEVELFKAANILYIPDGTDVYRDKLADVHDVDTSFYLILSTGSTPAQHRNIALFVKPNSDPDSELQRVLNCLKSRGHNVLLVELPPDEECLLSVDSLVKYSRLLGGGKPRHKKELTDDDLRPVYSWELRDEDDEFDDSNFSNKKMLDFSERIRHLKGINRTVIFWDTVDCPFPPSLSPDQIFDKIKTALWERGYGDYITIWAYYDHRKWSPDMCLGDKTWASRIYFLPGGDGASRRIRMLSDMYLLSRDSPLRCCRGSLILVSDHFAGDPYYMEWFRLMQWRKYYLVLLVPSEISNISESPDEWPRYLLDSPPETSEEPLPEKPKLDAT